One window from the genome of Elaeis guineensis isolate ETL-2024a chromosome 5, EG11, whole genome shotgun sequence encodes:
- the LOC105044828 gene encoding probable WRKY transcription factor 70 codes for MDSKVNEMLNPVTEKMPTLNRLMAIEELNRGRELTTQLRALLSAVNPANKQVETAGVLFEEVLKSFSQALSVLKPGGKPDMEPGATGACLPASSGGRKEPGVKRSQLEQTRGDQGHRRRCTISWTTITSMPLVDGYQWRKYGQKKIYGSKYQRSYYKCVHRKNQGCQATKQVQQKDDGNPPKFIVIYQMPHTCNNLDVSSKVGMDYSSIAKTSVLDDGSKSLDIQTQQPLLSGNLKMEEPEKCLLTDIASMHSPVMSNDMNWIMDMTWLDGEVYIK; via the exons ATGGACTCGAAGGTGAACGAGATGTTAAACCCTGTGACAGAAAAAATGCCCACCCTCAACCGTTTGATGGCCATCGAGGAGCTCAACCGAGGGCGTGAGCTCACCACCCAGCTAAGAGCTCTGCTTTCAGCGGTGAATCCGGCTAATAAGCAAGTGGAGACGGCTGGAGTTCTCTTTGAAGAGGTGTTGAAGTCTTTTTCTCAGGCTCTCTCGGTCCTTAAGCCCGGTGGGAAGCCAGACATGGAACCCGGGGCTACTGGAGCTTGCTTACCTGCCTCCAGTGGTGGGAGAAAAGAGCCTGGGGTGAAAAGAAGTCAGTTGGAGCAAACCAGAGGAGATCAAGGCCACAGAAGAAG GTGTACAATATCATGGACCACTATTACATCCATGCCGCTGGTTGATGGCTATCAGTGGAGAAAATATGGGCAGAAAAAGATCTATGGATCCAAGTATCAAAG AAGCTACTACAAATGTGTACATAGAAAGAATCAAGGATGCCAAGCAACTAAGCAAGTGCAGCAAAAGGACGATGGTAACCCACCTAAGTTCATCGTCATCTATCAGATGCCTCATACTTGCAATAATTTGGATGTCTCATCTAAAGTTGGTATGGATTATTCTAGCATTGCAAAAACTTCAGTTCTAGATGATGGATCCAAGTCCCTGGATATCCAAACTCAGCAACCCTTGCTTTCTGGAAACCTCAAGATGGAAGAGCCTGAGAAATGTCTCCTCACTGATATAGCCAGCATGCACTCCCCTGTGATGTCTAATGATATGAACTGGATAATGGACATGACTTGGCTTGATGGGGAGGTATATATCAAATGA